From Pongo pygmaeus isolate AG05252 chromosome 2, NHGRI_mPonPyg2-v2.0_pri, whole genome shotgun sequence, a single genomic window includes:
- the CEP19 gene encoding centrosomal protein of 19 kDa — protein MYVGMMCTAKKCGIRFQPPAIILIYESEIKGKIRQRIMPVRNFSKFSDCTRAAEQLKNNPRHKSYLEQVSLRQLEKLFSFLRGYLSGQSLAETMEQIRQETTIDPEEDLNKLDDKELAKRKSIMDELFEKNQKKKDDPNFVYDIEVEFPQDDQLQSCGWDTESADEF, from the exons ATGTACGTGGGAATGATGTGCACTgccaagaaatgtgggattaGGTTTCAGCCTCCAGCTATTATCTTAATCTATGAGAGTGAAATCAAGGGGAAAATTCGCCAGCGCATTATGCCAGTTCGAAACTTTTCAAAGTTTTCAG aTTGCACCAGAGCTGCTGAACAATTAAAGAATAATCCAAGACACAAGAGTTACCTGGAACAAGTATCCCTGAGGCAGCTAGAGAAGCTATTCAGTTTTTTACGAGGTTACTTGTCGGGGCAGAGTTTGGCAGAAACAATGGAACAGATTCGACAGGAAACAACCATTGATCCTGAGGAAGACCTGAACAAACTAGATGACAAGGAGCTTGCCAAAAGGAAGAGCATCATGGATGAACTTTTTGAGAAAAATCAGAAGAAGAAGGATGATCCAAATTTTGTTTATGACATTGAGGTTGAATTTCCACAGGACGATCAACTGCAGTCCTGTGGGTGGGACACAGAGTCAGCTGATGAGTTCTGA